One stretch of Miscanthus floridulus cultivar M001 chromosome 18, ASM1932011v1, whole genome shotgun sequence DNA includes these proteins:
- the LOC136524163 gene encoding secreted RxLR effector protein 161-like, which produces MEERLKLSHDSTTGEVDATQYWHLVGSLRYLAHTRTDLAFFVGYVSRFMQRLTMEHQQAVKRIIHYIAGTLDHGLYYPRCPRAAHFAGYSDSDHADDIDTSKSTSGILFFLGKYLVSWQSVKQQVVALSSYEAEYISASTASTQALWLARLLGDLLGRDTRAVELRVDSKSALALAKNPVFHKHSQHIRVRYHFIRAGLCGAGCSSILTERTTSLQLVFVGLAATAS; this is translated from the exons atggaggagaggctgaagctgagccacgACAGCACGACGggggaggtggacgctacgcagtactgGCATCTTGtagggagccttcgctacctcgcccacacacggacggacttggcattcttcgtcggctacgttagtcggttcatgcagcgactgacgatggagcaccagcaggctgtgaagaggatcatccactACATTGCGGGGACTCTTGATcatggcctctactaccctaggtgccctagAGCGGCACACTTCgccgggtacagcgacagcgaccacgccgacgacatcgacaccagcaagagcacgagcgggatcctcttcttcctcggcaagtacctcgttagctggcagtcggtcaagcagcaggtggtggccctatcCAGCTATGAGGCCGAGTACATatcggcctccaccgcttcgactcaggcgctctggctcgctcgactgctcggtgatctcctcggcagagacactagagcggtggagctcagggtggacagcaagtccgctctggccctagcAAAGAACCCCGTTTTCCACAAACACAGccagcacatccgggtgaggtaccacttcatccgag ctggtctttgtggggctggctGCAGCAGCATCTTGACTGAGAGGACAACATCCTTgcagctggtctttgtggggctggctgcaacagcatcttag